A single Haloglycomyces albus DSM 45210 DNA region contains:
- the acnA gene encoding aconitate hydratase AcnA, which produces MSKDSFQARDTLSVGGEDFDIYRIDKVDGHDRLPYSFKVLLENLLRTEDGANITADHIRALGSWDPKSKPSTEIQFTPARVIMQDFTGVPCIVDLATMREAVRDLGGDPDQINPLAPAEMVIDHSVVVDFFGQADSFKRNVEREYERNRERYQFLRWGQTAFNEFKVVPPGTGIVHQVNIEHLARVIMTRNGTAYPDTCVGTDSHTTMENGIGVLGWGVGGIEAEAAMLGQPISMLIPRVLGFKLTGDLPPGATATDLVLTITEMLREHGVVGKFVEFYGHGVASVPVADRSTLGNMSPEFGSTCAIFPIDERTTDYLRLTGRDEEHIELVEAYAKAQGLWHDPNHEAEYSEYLELDLSTVVPSIAGPKRPQDRIQLDKADHQWRRDVVNYVEDEAERESFPASDSPAEKGNGDRPHNPQTVSSDTGEYQLDHGDVVIAAITSCTNTSNPYVMVGAGLLAKNAVDAGLTTKPWVKTSLAPGSQVVTGYLKRAGLDAYLDKLGFNLVGYGCTTCIGNSGPLPEEISEAVNAGDLAVTSVLSGNRNFEGRINPDVKMNYLASPPLVVAYALAGSMDVNITTQPMGQSADGKDIFLSDIWPSPESIRDVVDGNIGREMFLDEYSNVFEGDDTWKSLPVPTGNTFDWEENSTYVRKAPYFDGMPETPEPVENIEGARLLAKLGDSVTTDHISPASAIKVNSPAGEYLKSQGVSIKDFNSYGSRRGNHEVMVRGTFANIRLRNQLAPGTEGGWTRDFTQDDAPVTTIYDAAQNYAAENIPLVVMAGKEYGTGSSRDWAAKGTRLLGVKAVIAESYERIHRSNLIGMGVLPLQFPEGESHSSLGLTGEETISITGMDQLNDSIPETVRVSAVDASGAETTFDAVVRLDTPGEAAYYRNGGILAYVLRGLLNK; this is translated from the coding sequence GTCGACGGACACGACAGGCTGCCCTATAGCTTTAAAGTCCTATTGGAAAACCTGCTGCGCACCGAAGACGGTGCCAACATCACCGCCGACCACATCAGAGCGCTCGGCAGCTGGGACCCCAAATCCAAGCCCAGCACCGAAATCCAGTTCACCCCCGCGCGAGTCATCATGCAGGACTTCACGGGTGTGCCCTGCATCGTCGACCTGGCCACCATGCGCGAAGCCGTCCGCGATCTGGGAGGCGACCCCGACCAGATCAACCCGCTGGCTCCGGCCGAAATGGTCATCGACCACTCGGTGGTCGTCGACTTCTTCGGACAGGCCGATTCCTTCAAACGAAACGTGGAGCGCGAATACGAGCGCAACCGCGAACGCTACCAGTTCCTGCGTTGGGGCCAGACGGCCTTCAACGAATTCAAAGTGGTTCCCCCCGGAACCGGTATCGTCCACCAGGTCAACATCGAGCACCTCGCTCGGGTGATCATGACCCGCAACGGTACCGCCTACCCCGACACCTGCGTGGGTACCGACTCCCACACCACGATGGAGAACGGCATCGGAGTCCTCGGCTGGGGCGTCGGCGGTATCGAAGCCGAAGCGGCCATGCTGGGGCAGCCGATCTCCATGCTCATTCCACGCGTCCTCGGGTTCAAGCTCACCGGTGACCTGCCGCCCGGGGCTACGGCCACCGACCTGGTTCTCACCATTACCGAAATGCTGCGCGAGCACGGTGTGGTCGGGAAGTTCGTGGAGTTCTACGGACACGGGGTCGCTTCGGTGCCGGTCGCCGACCGTTCCACGCTCGGAAACATGAGCCCCGAGTTCGGTTCCACCTGCGCCATCTTCCCCATCGATGAACGCACCACCGACTACCTGCGCCTGACCGGCCGCGATGAGGAGCACATCGAACTGGTCGAGGCCTACGCCAAGGCACAGGGCCTCTGGCACGACCCGAATCACGAGGCGGAGTACAGCGAATACCTGGAACTCGACCTCTCCACGGTCGTTCCCTCCATCGCCGGACCGAAGCGCCCGCAAGACCGTATTCAGCTCGACAAGGCCGACCACCAGTGGCGCCGCGACGTGGTCAACTACGTCGAGGACGAGGCCGAGCGGGAGTCCTTCCCCGCCTCCGACTCGCCCGCCGAAAAAGGTAACGGCGATCGTCCGCACAACCCGCAGACGGTGTCGTCCGACACGGGCGAATACCAGCTCGATCATGGCGATGTCGTCATTGCCGCGATCACCTCCTGCACCAATACCTCTAATCCGTACGTCATGGTGGGGGCCGGTCTCCTGGCTAAGAACGCCGTCGACGCCGGTTTGACGACCAAGCCGTGGGTCAAGACGTCGCTGGCTCCCGGTTCCCAGGTGGTCACCGGCTACCTGAAACGCGCCGGACTGGACGCCTACCTCGACAAACTCGGATTCAACCTGGTCGGATACGGCTGCACCACCTGTATCGGTAACTCCGGGCCGCTCCCCGAGGAGATCTCCGAAGCGGTCAATGCCGGTGACCTCGCCGTCACGTCCGTCCTGTCGGGCAACCGCAACTTCGAGGGCCGCATCAACCCGGATGTGAAGATGAACTACCTGGCCAGTCCGCCCCTCGTGGTCGCCTATGCACTGGCCGGTTCGATGGACGTCAACATCACCACTCAGCCGATGGGGCAGAGCGCCGACGGTAAGGACATCTTCCTCAGCGACATCTGGCCCAGCCCCGAGTCCATCCGAGACGTCGTGGACGGAAACATCGGCCGTGAGATGTTCCTCGACGAATACTCCAACGTGTTCGAAGGCGACGACACGTGGAAGTCGCTGCCGGTCCCGACGGGCAACACCTTCGACTGGGAGGAAAACTCCACCTACGTCCGCAAGGCGCCCTACTTCGACGGCATGCCGGAGACTCCGGAACCGGTGGAGAACATCGAAGGAGCCCGCCTGCTGGCCAAGCTCGGCGATTCGGTCACCACCGACCACATCTCGCCGGCCAGCGCGATCAAGGTCAACTCCCCTGCCGGGGAATACCTGAAGTCGCAGGGTGTATCGATCAAGGACTTCAACTCCTACGGTTCCCGACGCGGTAACCACGAAGTCATGGTGCGCGGTACCTTCGCCAACATTCGTCTGCGCAACCAGTTGGCGCCCGGCACCGAAGGTGGCTGGACCCGGGACTTCACTCAGGACGATGCCCCCGTGACGACCATCTACGATGCCGCACAAAACTACGCGGCCGAGAACATTCCGCTGGTCGTCATGGCCGGTAAGGAATACGGCACCGGTTCCAGCCGTGACTGGGCGGCCAAGGGCACCCGGCTGCTGGGAGTCAAGGCCGTGATCGCCGAAAGCTACGAGCGCATCCACCGGTCCAATTTGATCGGGATGGGTGTCCTACCGCTGCAGTTCCCCGAGGGCGAATCGCACTCAAGTCTGGGACTGACCGGTGAGGAAACCATTTCGATCACCGGCATGGACCAACTGAACGACTCCATTCCCGAGACCGTTCGGGTCAGCGCCGTCGATGCTTCAGGCGCGGAAACCACCTTCGACGCGGTCGTTCGTCTGGATACACCGGGTGAAGCGGCCTACTACCGCAACGGTGGAATTCTCGCCTATGTTCTGCGTGGATTGCTGAATAAGTAA
- the gatA gene encoding Asp-tRNA(Asn)/Glu-tRNA(Gln) amidotransferase subunit GatA: MSERIIDKTAAELADDIRDGKLTSVEVTQAFLDRIAEVDDTVGAFLTLDAEGALKAAAEVDTALGAGERLSPLAGVPIAVKDLFVTKGLRTTASSKILEDWIPPYDGTIVSRLRQAGLPILGKTNLDEFAMGSSTEYSAFGATKNPWDTDRIPGGSGGGSAAAVSARMAPIALGTDTGGSIRQPGAVTGTFGGKPTYGSNSRYGVVAFSSSLDTPGPVSRNALDGALLNEIISGHDERDSTSIPQDVRPVAEGARTGATGDLDGVTLGVVKEFADGSAQGAEAGVLEAYQAGVEQLIKLGATVKEISVPHFRYALPTYYLIAPSEASSNLARYDSVRYGLRAGDDGKHSLEQVMSLTREAGFGPEVKRRIMLGTYALSAGYIDQFYGQAQKVRTLIKRDFDAAFEQVDALISPTTPFVAFPFGSRTADPYQMYLSDLYTIPSNLYGGPAVSVPTGLSEGMPVGLQVMGPVMRDEVCYRIAAALETTQSPLLADTVPEIEE; this comes from the coding sequence ATGAGTGAACGCATCATCGACAAGACCGCCGCGGAACTGGCCGACGACATTCGCGATGGAAAACTGACGTCCGTGGAAGTCACTCAGGCGTTTCTGGACCGCATCGCCGAAGTCGACGACACTGTTGGAGCCTTCCTCACGCTTGACGCCGAGGGGGCCCTTAAAGCAGCTGCCGAAGTGGACACCGCATTGGGTGCCGGGGAACGGCTCAGCCCCCTGGCGGGTGTTCCGATCGCGGTGAAGGATCTCTTCGTGACCAAGGGCTTGCGAACCACGGCCTCGTCGAAGATTCTGGAAGACTGGATTCCCCCGTACGACGGAACGATCGTGAGCCGCCTACGTCAAGCCGGGCTACCGATCCTGGGTAAAACCAACCTCGACGAGTTCGCCATGGGGTCGTCGACCGAGTATTCGGCCTTCGGAGCCACGAAGAACCCCTGGGACACCGACCGCATTCCCGGCGGGTCCGGTGGCGGCTCGGCGGCGGCGGTGTCGGCCCGGATGGCGCCGATCGCGCTGGGAACCGACACCGGTGGCTCGATCCGTCAACCTGGTGCGGTGACCGGAACGTTTGGTGGCAAGCCCACCTACGGGTCCAATTCCCGCTACGGGGTCGTCGCCTTTTCCTCGTCTCTGGACACTCCGGGCCCGGTCAGCCGCAACGCTTTGGATGGAGCCCTGCTCAACGAGATCATTTCGGGGCACGACGAGCGCGATTCGACCTCGATCCCACAGGACGTGCGTCCGGTCGCCGAGGGTGCACGTACCGGAGCCACCGGGGACCTGGACGGCGTCACTCTCGGCGTGGTGAAGGAATTCGCCGACGGTTCCGCGCAAGGGGCCGAGGCGGGAGTATTGGAAGCCTATCAGGCGGGTGTCGAGCAGCTGATCAAACTCGGTGCCACCGTCAAAGAAATCTCCGTGCCGCACTTCCGGTACGCGCTGCCCACTTACTACCTGATCGCTCCGTCGGAGGCGAGCTCGAACCTGGCGCGGTACGACTCGGTACGGTACGGCCTGCGGGCCGGTGACGACGGTAAACATTCGCTGGAGCAGGTCATGAGCCTGACTCGCGAAGCCGGGTTCGGTCCCGAAGTCAAGCGCCGCATCATGTTGGGAACCTACGCCCTGTCGGCCGGCTACATCGACCAGTTCTACGGCCAGGCGCAAAAGGTCCGCACTCTGATCAAACGGGATTTCGACGCCGCCTTTGAACAGGTGGACGCCTTGATCAGTCCAACGACCCCGTTCGTGGCCTTCCCGTTCGGCTCGCGAACCGCCGACCCGTATCAAATGTATCTGTCCGACCTCTACACCATTCCCAGCAACCTCTACGGGGGACCCGCAGTGTCCGTTCCCACCGGCCTGTCCGAAGGAATGCCGGTCGGTTTGCAGGTGATGGGTCCCGTCATGCGCGACGAAGTCTGCTATCGCATCGCAGCGGCGCTTGAAACGACTCAAAGTCCACTGCTGGCCGACACCGTACCGGAAATCGAGGAATAG
- a CDS encoding DsbA family oxidoreductase translates to MQVDVWSDIACPWCYVGKARLEQAVSEFEHGAAVDIRHRSFELDPNFPSDEISPVIPLIAKKYGATEEQIEQNEDRLGAMAAELGLEYRTRGRDHGNTFDLHRLLHLARDMGKEAEVWQAFYRGNFADEESIYQRDRMIDVAVAAGLERHDVVAVLDDPSAYADAVRAEEKQAAALGATGVPFFVIDNRFGISGAQPVELFGEALDKAWAEKPKLETFAAGEACGPDGC, encoded by the coding sequence ATCCAAGTGGACGTATGGTCCGATATCGCCTGCCCGTGGTGCTACGTAGGAAAGGCACGTCTCGAACAAGCCGTGTCCGAATTCGAACACGGCGCGGCGGTGGACATTCGCCATCGGTCCTTTGAACTGGACCCGAACTTCCCCTCCGACGAGATCAGTCCGGTCATTCCGCTGATAGCCAAGAAATACGGAGCCACCGAAGAGCAGATCGAACAGAACGAGGATCGGCTGGGGGCGATGGCCGCCGAGCTCGGACTGGAGTACCGCACTCGCGGACGCGACCACGGCAATACCTTTGACCTGCATCGACTTCTACACCTGGCTCGGGACATGGGGAAGGAAGCAGAGGTCTGGCAGGCATTCTATCGAGGCAACTTCGCCGATGAAGAGTCTATTTACCAGCGCGATCGTATGATCGACGTCGCCGTCGCGGCAGGCCTCGAGCGCCATGACGTGGTGGCCGTATTGGATGATCCCTCCGCCTATGCCGACGCGGTCCGTGCCGAGGAGAAGCAAGCGGCGGCGCTGGGAGCCACCGGCGTGCCCTTCTTCGTCATCGACAACCGATTCGGCATTTCGGGAGCGCAGCCGGTCGAACTGTTCGGGGAAGCACTCGACAAGGCTTGGGCGGAAAAACCCAAGCTGGAGACCTTCGCTGCGGGAGAAGCCTGCGGACCCGACGGTTGCTGA
- a CDS encoding VOC family protein has protein sequence MAHLDTGTTHSPADDGLSTAGRSSHGFGLHHVQLSIPTGAEDVAREYYVDVLGMREVPKPPELAKKGGLWLRTDSLEIHLGIEPNMAAMEKAHPGIVVREVTTLARILENREYQVNWDDDFIGFRRFHTRDPFGNRLEFMQLVEASTM, from the coding sequence ATGGCGCACCTCGACACCGGTACCACCCACTCCCCTGCCGACGACGGCCTTTCTACCGCCGGACGGTCATCGCACGGATTCGGCCTACATCACGTCCAGCTGTCGATTCCCACCGGCGCGGAGGACGTCGCCCGGGAATATTACGTCGATGTCCTAGGCATGCGGGAAGTACCCAAGCCGCCCGAACTGGCAAAGAAAGGCGGGCTGTGGCTGCGGACCGACTCCCTGGAAATCCACTTGGGGATCGAACCGAACATGGCCGCCATGGAGAAGGCCCACCCGGGAATCGTGGTGCGAGAGGTAACCACGCTCGCTCGGATTCTGGAAAATCGCGAATACCAGGTCAACTGGGACGACGACTTCATCGGATTTCGTCGGTTCCATACCCGTGACCCGTTCGGAAACCGCCTGGAGTTCATGCAATTGGTGGAAGCCTCGACGATGTGA
- the gatB gene encoding Asp-tRNA(Asn)/Glu-tRNA(Gln) amidotransferase subunit GatB, translated as MTTLNKYDKAVADYEPVLGLETHVELGTKTKMFCGCTTVFGAEPNTQTCPVCLGLPGALPVANRTAIESTILIGLALNCRIAEWTRFARKNYFYPDMPKNFQTSQYEEPLCEDGYVDVTVDGKEYRVEIERVHLEEDTGKSLHVGGDTGRIHGATESLLDFNRAGIPLVEIVTKPVPGAGELAPEVARAYVTELRDILRSLNVSDVRMEQGSLRCDVNLSLNKPGDEWGTRTETKNVNSLRSVERAVRYEIRRQSALLDKGEKIHQETRHFHEATGETSDGRSKETATDYRYFPEPDLAVMEPGREWVEELRQRLPELPSKRRARLQGEWGLSDHDMDSVNNAGAVDLIEATIDAGASPSAAFKWWMGELSRRANDAGEELDSMRIGPGEVAELQNMVDEGKLNDKLARQVIDGVLAGEGGPAAVAAERGLEVVSDSGALEKAVDEAIADNPDAAEKIRGGTQAAAGPLIGQVMKATKGQADAKTVRELILNKLS; from the coding sequence ATGACCACATTGAACAAATACGACAAAGCCGTGGCCGACTATGAACCGGTTCTCGGTCTGGAAACGCACGTCGAACTGGGCACCAAGACCAAGATGTTTTGCGGCTGCACCACCGTCTTCGGCGCCGAGCCCAACACGCAGACCTGCCCGGTCTGCCTCGGTCTGCCCGGGGCCCTGCCGGTGGCCAACCGGACCGCGATCGAATCCACCATTCTGATCGGCTTGGCGCTCAACTGCCGTATCGCCGAGTGGACGCGGTTCGCGCGTAAGAACTACTTCTACCCCGACATGCCTAAGAACTTCCAGACGTCGCAGTACGAAGAACCACTGTGCGAAGACGGATACGTCGACGTGACGGTGGACGGCAAGGAGTACCGGGTCGAGATCGAGCGTGTCCACCTCGAAGAGGACACGGGTAAGAGTCTGCACGTCGGTGGCGACACCGGACGGATTCACGGTGCCACGGAATCGCTGTTGGACTTCAACCGAGCCGGTATACCGCTGGTGGAGATCGTGACCAAACCGGTCCCCGGTGCCGGTGAGCTCGCTCCGGAAGTCGCTCGGGCCTACGTTACCGAACTGCGGGACATTCTGCGTTCGCTCAACGTGTCGGACGTGCGGATGGAGCAGGGCAGCCTGCGTTGCGACGTCAACCTCTCCCTCAACAAGCCCGGCGACGAGTGGGGCACCCGCACCGAGACGAAGAACGTCAACTCGCTGCGCAGCGTGGAACGAGCCGTGCGCTACGAGATTCGCCGTCAGTCAGCGCTTCTGGACAAAGGCGAGAAGATCCACCAGGAAACCCGCCACTTCCACGAGGCGACCGGCGAAACCTCCGACGGCCGCTCGAAGGAGACGGCCACCGACTACCGGTACTTCCCCGAGCCGGATCTCGCGGTCATGGAACCCGGTCGCGAATGGGTGGAGGAGCTGCGTCAGCGACTACCGGAGTTGCCGTCCAAACGACGTGCCCGCCTGCAGGGTGAATGGGGCCTGTCGGACCACGATATGGATTCGGTCAACAACGCCGGAGCGGTCGACCTGATCGAGGCCACGATCGACGCCGGTGCGAGCCCGTCCGCCGCGTTCAAATGGTGGATGGGTGAGCTGTCGCGCCGCGCCAACGACGCGGGTGAAGAGCTGGACTCGATGCGTATCGGTCCGGGCGAAGTAGCCGAGTTGCAGAACATGGTCGACGAGGGCAAACTCAACGACAAGCTGGCTCGTCAGGTCATTGACGGCGTACTGGCGGGAGAGGGTGGCCCGGCCGCCGTCGCCGCCGAACGCGGGCTTGAAGTCGTCTCCGACTCCGGAGCGCTCGAGAAGGCGGTCGACGAGGCGATCGCCGACAACCCCGACGCTGCGGAGAAAATCCGAGGCGGAACTCAGGCCGCCGCAGGGCCTCTGATCGGACAGGTCATGAAGGCCACGAAGGGACAGGCCGATGCGAAGACGGTTCGGGAGTTGATTCTGAACAAGCTCAGCTAA
- the mgtE gene encoding magnesium transporter: MPNHTMQPISPAAVDSLTSLRAQLGDISTVELAEELPRMEVSEQALRFRLLPKDRALAVFEELDPVHQQELLDALKDEYVRDLLDSMEADDRAKLFDEVPAKVATRLQSQLSASERRATAQLLGYPPRSAGRIMTPDYVSLRATMTAAEAIERIRSIRVRPRHLDVLPVTDGHRKLLGVVDLPDLVAAPPDSAVANLVGLEHHEVETDADQEEAARLIQEANLNALPVVDHEGRLVGLVTVDDAMEILEEEDTEDAARTGGAEPLERPYLAAGVFRLARSRAMWLMILAVAATLTVSVLTYFESALEGAVILATFIPFLTGTGGNSGSQASAVIIRAMAVGEIRFSDTLRIIWREGRVGLCLGLMVGAVAGPVVGFIYGVPIGIVIGLTLIIICTWSTLVGSFLPLIATKVGVDPAVVSAPMIATLCDATGLIIYFSIATSILTAVG; the protein is encoded by the coding sequence ATGCCCAACCACACCATGCAACCGATATCACCGGCCGCGGTGGACTCACTGACATCCCTACGCGCACAGTTGGGTGACATTTCCACAGTAGAACTGGCCGAAGAACTACCCCGGATGGAGGTCAGCGAGCAGGCGCTGCGGTTCCGACTGTTGCCCAAGGACAGAGCGCTCGCCGTGTTCGAAGAGCTCGACCCCGTGCACCAGCAGGAGCTGCTTGACGCTTTGAAGGACGAGTACGTCCGTGATCTGCTGGATTCGATGGAAGCCGACGACCGGGCCAAATTGTTCGATGAGGTCCCGGCCAAGGTCGCCACTCGTCTCCAGTCGCAGTTGTCGGCTTCCGAACGCCGTGCGACGGCGCAACTTTTGGGCTACCCACCTCGTTCGGCCGGGCGTATCATGACGCCGGACTATGTATCGTTGCGTGCGACGATGACCGCTGCCGAGGCGATCGAGCGCATTCGGTCGATCCGTGTCCGCCCGCGACATCTGGACGTCCTGCCGGTGACCGACGGGCATCGGAAGCTCTTGGGCGTCGTGGACCTGCCGGATCTGGTGGCCGCGCCGCCTGACAGCGCGGTGGCGAATCTGGTTGGACTGGAACATCACGAGGTGGAGACCGATGCCGATCAAGAGGAGGCCGCCCGGCTGATTCAAGAGGCGAATCTGAACGCCTTGCCGGTGGTCGATCACGAAGGTCGTTTGGTCGGTCTGGTGACCGTCGACGATGCCATGGAGATTCTCGAAGAGGAGGACACCGAAGACGCGGCTCGCACCGGTGGTGCCGAACCCCTGGAACGTCCGTACTTGGCCGCCGGGGTTTTCCGTTTGGCTCGGTCGCGGGCGATGTGGTTGATGATTCTGGCGGTGGCGGCGACGCTGACCGTATCGGTATTGACCTACTTCGAATCGGCTCTTGAGGGGGCCGTTATTCTCGCGACGTTCATCCCGTTTCTGACCGGTACCGGAGGTAACTCCGGTTCACAGGCCTCCGCGGTGATCATTCGGGCCATGGCGGTCGGCGAGATACGCTTCTCCGATACTCTGCGTATTATCTGGCGCGAAGGGCGGGTGGGTCTCTGCCTGGGGCTCATGGTGGGGGCCGTCGCCGGTCCTGTCGTGGGATTCATTTACGGGGTACCGATCGGGATCGTCATCGGCTTGACCTTGATCATTATATGTACCTGGTCGACCCTCGTCGGGTCGTTCCTTCCCCTGATCGCCACAAAGGTGGGCGTTGACCCGGCGGTCGTGTCGGCACCCATGATCGCGACTCTCTGCGATGCGACCGGCTTGATCATTTACTTCAGCATCGCGACGTCGATTCTGACGGCCGTTGGTTAG